One genomic region from Leifsonia poae encodes:
- a CDS encoding arylsulfatase, whose amino-acid sequence MSENLPGSVLPTPDQVYTGPMVLDAKKLDEKLPPIEVKRPPKQAPNVLLVLLDDVGFGASSAFGGPVPMPTAERMAGQGLRYSRFHTTAICSPTRAAMLSGRNHHQVGMGQITETATPSPGYRSTRPNSCVPLPEILRQAGYNTAQFGKCHEVPVWESGPTGPFDHWPAFSGFEKFYGFIGGETNQWTPALIDGVSLIEPPDDPDYHLMPDLADQTIAYINQQKDLTPDKPFFVYFAPGATHAPHHVPKEWIAKHEGEFDQGWDALREETFARQKKLGVVPENAQLTERSAGIPAWEDVPEERRHILTHQMEVYAAFLEYADHHTGRVIDAIEELGILDDTLVIYIIGDNGASAEGGLEGAFMLSTAANGGAEYETVEFWNEHLDEIGGPEAYNHYAVGWAHAMCTPYQWTKQVASHYGGTRNGTIVHWPNRIAARGEIRNQWHHVIDIAPTILELAGLAQPHTVNGVTQVPMHGVSMTYTFDDAAADERHNTQYFEIMGNRGIYHKGWTAQTRHRTPWDVVGTAPDFSDDVWELYDTTVDWTQSNNLATSNPQKLAELQQLFLIEATRYNVLPLDDRAAQRMNPEFAGRPTLVTGNTLRLHPGTKRLNENVAINVKNRSWSATADILVPDSGDVDGAILAQGGRTGGWSFFAEGGKLGFHYNYCGLLRSTALSEKPIGAGKHQVRAEFAYAGGGIGRGGTVTLFIDGEASGTAEVERTHPMYFSFDEGLDVGIDTGMPAYEGYTTPKGAFSGTIHWAQIDLGLDDHSHLLDPDEWLAAAMRHQ is encoded by the coding sequence ATGTCCGAAAATCTGCCAGGCTCCGTTCTTCCGACACCCGACCAGGTCTACACCGGGCCGATGGTGCTGGATGCGAAGAAACTCGATGAGAAGCTTCCTCCGATCGAGGTGAAACGACCACCGAAACAGGCCCCGAACGTGCTGCTCGTCCTGCTCGACGACGTCGGGTTCGGAGCGTCGAGCGCCTTCGGCGGACCGGTTCCGATGCCGACCGCCGAGCGCATGGCAGGCCAGGGGCTGCGCTACAGCCGGTTCCACACCACGGCGATCTGCTCGCCCACGCGGGCCGCCATGCTGAGCGGCCGCAACCACCATCAGGTGGGGATGGGGCAGATCACCGAGACGGCCACACCGTCGCCCGGGTACCGTTCCACCCGACCCAACTCCTGTGTTCCGCTGCCCGAGATCCTTCGGCAGGCCGGCTACAACACCGCACAGTTCGGCAAATGCCACGAGGTCCCCGTGTGGGAGAGCGGCCCGACCGGCCCGTTCGACCACTGGCCGGCCTTCAGCGGGTTCGAGAAGTTCTACGGGTTCATCGGCGGCGAGACCAACCAGTGGACGCCCGCGCTCATCGACGGTGTCTCGCTGATCGAACCGCCGGACGACCCCGACTACCACCTGATGCCCGACCTGGCCGATCAGACCATCGCCTACATCAACCAGCAGAAGGACCTCACCCCGGACAAGCCGTTCTTCGTCTACTTCGCGCCGGGCGCCACACACGCCCCGCACCACGTTCCGAAGGAGTGGATCGCCAAGCACGAAGGCGAGTTCGATCAGGGCTGGGATGCGCTGCGCGAAGAGACCTTCGCCCGCCAGAAGAAGCTCGGCGTGGTACCGGAGAATGCTCAGCTCACCGAGCGCTCCGCCGGCATCCCGGCCTGGGAGGACGTGCCCGAGGAGCGCCGCCACATCCTGACGCACCAGATGGAGGTCTACGCGGCCTTCCTCGAATACGCCGACCACCACACCGGCCGGGTCATCGATGCGATCGAGGAGCTGGGCATCCTCGACGACACCCTGGTCATCTACATCATCGGCGACAACGGCGCCTCGGCCGAGGGCGGCCTCGAGGGTGCATTCATGCTCTCCACGGCGGCCAACGGCGGCGCCGAATACGAAACGGTCGAGTTCTGGAACGAGCACCTGGACGAGATCGGTGGCCCGGAGGCCTACAACCACTACGCCGTCGGCTGGGCGCACGCGATGTGCACGCCGTACCAGTGGACCAAACAGGTTGCCAGCCACTACGGCGGCACCCGCAACGGCACCATCGTGCACTGGCCGAACCGCATCGCCGCCCGCGGGGAGATCCGCAACCAGTGGCACCACGTGATCGACATCGCCCCCACCATCCTCGAACTGGCCGGGCTCGCCCAGCCGCACACCGTCAACGGCGTCACCCAGGTGCCGATGCACGGCGTCTCGATGACGTACACCTTCGACGACGCGGCCGCCGACGAACGGCACAACACGCAGTACTTCGAGATCATGGGCAACCGCGGCATCTACCACAAGGGCTGGACCGCCCAGACCCGGCACCGCACCCCGTGGGATGTGGTGGGTACCGCCCCCGACTTCTCGGACGATGTGTGGGAGCTCTACGACACCACCGTCGACTGGACCCAATCGAACAACCTCGCCACGTCGAACCCGCAGAAGCTCGCCGAGCTGCAGCAGCTGTTCCTCATCGAGGCCACGCGGTACAACGTGCTCCCGCTCGACGACCGCGCCGCCCAGCGCATGAATCCCGAGTTCGCCGGGCGCCCCACACTGGTCACCGGGAACACGCTGCGCCTGCACCCGGGAACCAAGCGGCTCAACGAGAATGTCGCCATCAATGTGAAGAACCGCTCCTGGTCGGCGACCGCCGACATCCTCGTACCGGATTCGGGTGACGTCGACGGGGCCATTCTCGCCCAGGGCGGCCGAACCGGGGGCTGGTCGTTCTTCGCCGAGGGCGGCAAGCTCGGCTTCCACTACAACTATTGCGGCCTGCTGCGCAGCACCGCCCTCTCGGAGAAGCCCATCGGCGCGGGCAAGCACCAAGTGCGGGCCGAGTTCGCCTATGCGGGCGGGGGTATCGGTCGGGGTGGCACTGTCACCCTCTTCATCGACGGCGAGGCGAGCGGCACCGCCGAGGTGGAGCGCACGCATCCGATGTACTTCTCGTTCGATGAGGGGCTGGATGTGGGGATCGACACCGGTATGCCCGCCTACGAGGGATACACCACGCCGAAGGGTGCGTTCAGCGGCACCATCCACTGGGCCCAGATCGACCTCGGGCTCGACGACCACAGCCACCTCCTCGACCCCGACGAGTGGCTCGCGGCCGCGATGCGGCACCAATAG
- a CDS encoding GNAT family N-acetyltransferase yields MAVEVLPATGRWDDFASFMVPRKSGGGGCVCMSYRNSGLGMPERIEYMRSACAAEPGPGVLVYLDDQVAGWCSVAPKSTYRRLMRSRTIPHLDEESDPWSIVCFVVRGGFRKRGLMHDLLDGAVEHARASGAAIVEGYPAESPGDRVDVISGYVGTVRLFEAHGFERFAATEAHSGGAQRWVMRRTLV; encoded by the coding sequence ATGGCCGTGGAAGTGCTGCCCGCAACCGGGCGTTGGGACGATTTCGCCAGCTTCATGGTGCCGCGAAAGTCGGGCGGCGGGGGATGCGTGTGCATGTCGTACCGCAACTCCGGGCTGGGCATGCCCGAGCGCATCGAGTACATGAGATCCGCCTGCGCAGCGGAGCCGGGGCCGGGCGTGCTGGTCTACCTGGACGACCAGGTTGCAGGCTGGTGCTCGGTGGCTCCGAAGTCGACGTACCGGCGGCTGATGCGGTCGCGCACGATCCCCCATCTCGACGAGGAGAGTGACCCCTGGTCGATCGTCTGCTTCGTGGTGCGCGGCGGATTCCGCAAGCGTGGGCTGATGCACGACCTGCTCGACGGTGCCGTGGAGCACGCACGGGCCTCCGGCGCCGCGATCGTCGAGGGCTACCCGGCCGAGTCCCCCGGCGATCGGGTGGACGTGATCAGTGGATACGTCGGCACGGTGCGGCTGTTCGAGGCCCACGGCTTCGAGCGGTTCGCCGCCACCGAGGCGCACTCCGGCGGCGCACAGCGCTGGGTCATGCGCCGCACCCTCGTCTGA
- a CDS encoding alpha/beta hydrolase family protein, whose translation MDIPAPTTLGPGRLVVDEAEHPVALLWVGHGAGGGIEAADLAALSAALPALGVTVVRYEQPWRVAGRRIAPRPAALDTAWLDAAPLVGRLAGDLPVVVGGRSAGARVACRTAASVGAAGVVCLAFPLHPPGRPEKSRLDELLVPEVPVLVLQGDRDTFGDAAAVAAAIGARTHIRVVAVPGADHGMKPLASGPLDAPGIAALVTTSVAGFVHALL comes from the coding sequence ATGGACATCCCCGCCCCCACCACGCTCGGACCCGGTCGGCTCGTGGTCGACGAGGCCGAACATCCGGTGGCCCTGCTGTGGGTCGGCCACGGAGCCGGCGGCGGTATCGAGGCGGCCGACCTCGCCGCCCTCTCCGCCGCGCTGCCTGCCCTCGGGGTCACGGTCGTGCGATACGAGCAGCCGTGGCGCGTTGCGGGCCGTCGGATCGCACCCCGCCCCGCCGCCCTCGACACCGCCTGGCTCGACGCGGCGCCGCTCGTGGGCCGGCTCGCCGGAGACCTGCCGGTGGTGGTGGGCGGGCGCAGCGCAGGCGCCCGAGTCGCCTGCCGTACCGCGGCATCCGTCGGTGCCGCGGGCGTGGTCTGCCTCGCGTTTCCCCTGCACCCGCCCGGACGCCCCGAGAAGTCGCGCCTGGACGAACTGCTCGTGCCCGAGGTTCCCGTGCTGGTGCTGCAGGGCGACCGGGACACGTTCGGCGACGCCGCCGCCGTAGCAGCCGCCATCGGCGCTCGCACGCACATCCGCGTGGTCGCCGTGCCCGGAGCCGACCACGGAATGAAACCCCTCGCCTCCGGCCCCCTCGACGCGCCGGGGATCGCCGCCCTGGTGACGACCTCGGTCGCCGGATTCGTTCACGCTCTGCTCTAG
- a CDS encoding phage tail protein translates to MPYAVDFVNVSTVGLESSPVVEALAGLRANEARYFKNKYDHVFTVSPADEARDAVGWVTGILAQERDIVIASRPLEATAFEVDGIRMAYVFYESGLSINAMYTIEDAGKRAVGFKLSEGMEIPEELSAFRFARQKSKLAGTIRGSYFVIKGEH, encoded by the coding sequence ATGCCATACGCTGTCGATTTCGTGAACGTCTCCACCGTCGGCCTCGAGTCGTCGCCGGTCGTCGAGGCGCTCGCCGGGTTGCGCGCCAACGAAGCGCGCTACTTCAAGAACAAGTACGACCACGTGTTCACGGTCAGCCCGGCCGACGAGGCCCGGGATGCGGTCGGCTGGGTCACCGGCATCCTCGCCCAGGAGCGGGACATCGTGATCGCGTCGCGGCCGTTGGAGGCGACCGCGTTCGAAGTCGACGGCATCCGCATGGCCTACGTGTTCTACGAGTCCGGCCTGTCGATCAACGCGATGTACACGATCGAGGATGCGGGCAAGCGCGCCGTGGGCTTCAAACTGTCCGAGGGCATGGAGATTCCCGAAGAGCTGTCGGCGTTCAGGTTCGCACGACAGAAGTCGAAGCTGGCCGGCACCATCCGGGGCTCGTACTTCGTGATCAAGGGCGAGCACTAG
- a CDS encoding recombinase family protein, translating into MSKRAALYLRQSKSDDEGIERQTERTTALATARGWTVAGTFIDDDVTASKPRGPKTAWGRMLAASDDLDVVIGVDLDRVVRSTRDLNTLIDHSLSLVTLDGEIDLTTADGEFRASMLAAIARFEVRRKGERQTRANAQRAAKGGVPKGARLRGYTTDGALVQAEADTVQALFDGFSTGLTLRTLSRQHGLTPSTVRTILTNPRYAGRRVYKGEVVGVGAWEPIVSGELFDSVARRLADPARKTNRTGSTARRHLGTSLFRCGECDDHPTVRTAGSGGRYWCQACGLVRSMTAVDDFVLRLAEARLTLPDALAALTPDVDVDPLRDEHATLTERKATLAGLVADGTMSRADVKDAVERLNERLTEIERLVGGADRPTALLTEEEQREGLASLNLDRQRALIDTLMTVDLLRAPRGRRAFDPASLAVAWRS; encoded by the coding sequence GTGAGCAAACGAGCAGCCCTATACCTACGCCAGTCCAAATCTGACGACGAGGGCATCGAGCGGCAGACCGAGCGTACAACTGCACTTGCAACGGCGCGCGGCTGGACCGTCGCAGGGACGTTCATCGACGATGACGTGACGGCGTCGAAGCCTCGCGGCCCGAAGACCGCGTGGGGCCGGATGCTCGCGGCCTCCGATGACCTCGACGTGGTGATCGGCGTGGACCTCGATCGCGTGGTGCGCTCGACACGCGATCTGAACACGCTCATCGACCACAGTCTGTCGCTGGTGACGCTCGACGGTGAGATAGACCTGACTACCGCGGATGGGGAGTTCCGCGCGTCAATGCTGGCGGCTATCGCCCGTTTCGAGGTCCGCCGCAAGGGTGAGCGCCAGACCCGCGCCAACGCACAGCGCGCGGCAAAGGGCGGAGTGCCGAAGGGTGCGCGTTTGCGGGGGTACACAACCGATGGGGCGCTTGTCCAGGCAGAGGCCGACACGGTACAGGCGCTGTTCGATGGGTTCTCCACAGGGCTGACGCTCCGCACGCTTTCCCGTCAGCACGGCCTGACCCCGAGCACGGTGCGCACCATTCTCACGAACCCTCGCTACGCGGGTCGCCGCGTGTATAAGGGCGAGGTCGTGGGCGTGGGCGCCTGGGAGCCGATCGTGTCGGGCGAACTGTTCGACAGCGTTGCGCGACGGCTCGCCGATCCTGCTCGTAAGACCAACCGCACCGGCAGCACGGCCCGCAGGCACCTCGGCACCAGTTTGTTCCGCTGTGGCGAATGTGACGATCACCCGACGGTGCGCACAGCTGGCAGTGGGGGTCGGTACTGGTGCCAGGCATGCGGGCTGGTGCGCTCTATGACCGCCGTAGATGACTTCGTGCTACGACTGGCAGAGGCACGACTGACCCTGCCCGACGCGCTCGCGGCCCTGACTCCAGATGTCGACGTGGACCCGCTGCGCGACGAGCACGCCACGCTGACAGAGCGCAAGGCAACACTCGCGGGGCTGGTGGCGGACGGCACCATGTCGCGGGCAGACGTGAAGGATGCCGTCGAGCGTCTGAACGAGCGCTTAACCGAGATCGAGCGCCTGGTAGGAGGCGCTGACCGCCCGACTGCCCTACTAACCGAAGAGGAGCAGCGGGAGGGCCTCGCGTCGCTTAATCTCGACCGGCAGCGGGCACTCATTGACACGCTGATGACGGTGGACCTACTGCGTGCGCCCCGGGGCCGGAGGGCGTTTGACCCTGCATCTCTGGCGGTCGCCTGGCGGTCCTAG
- a CDS encoding bifunctional DNA primase/polymerase codes for MNRMMRAALDLAQAGWAVLPLKGKTPTTGHTPNGVHGATTDPRTIRRMWADRGWNIGAQVPDSLLVLDIDPRNGGSLQELEQRAGVELPPTLEVESGRRDGGRHLYYLRPFRQPYRGDIPHGIDLKINGYMVMPPSVHPDTGKPYEWVHREVARLPRQAVALMLPRTRATRRDPNAADPVALATWVRTLQPGERHDGLHWAARRAHEAGVDERGIDRLIDAAEDIGMNPGEARRVVESARKDDA; via the coding sequence ATGAACCGCATGATGCGCGCCGCGCTAGATCTGGCGCAAGCGGGGTGGGCCGTACTGCCACTCAAGGGTAAGACGCCAACCACGGGTCACACACCGAATGGCGTCCATGGCGCCACCACCGACCCGCGCACCATCCGTCGCATGTGGGCCGACCGTGGCTGGAACATCGGCGCTCAGGTGCCCGACAGCCTGCTCGTGCTCGACATCGACCCTCGCAATGGAGGCAGCCTGCAAGAGCTGGAGCAGCGCGCCGGGGTGGAGCTACCGCCCACGCTTGAGGTCGAAAGCGGTCGTCGTGACGGTGGACGGCACCTGTATTACCTGCGTCCATTCCGGCAGCCGTACCGGGGCGACATTCCCCACGGCATCGACCTCAAGATCAACGGCTACATGGTGATGCCGCCGAGCGTGCACCCGGACACGGGCAAGCCGTACGAGTGGGTCCACCGGGAGGTCGCTCGTCTGCCGCGTCAGGCCGTCGCGCTGATGCTGCCTCGTACCCGCGCCACCCGCCGCGATCCCAACGCCGCCGACCCGGTCGCGCTGGCCACGTGGGTGCGCACTTTGCAGCCAGGTGAGCGCCACGACGGGCTCCACTGGGCCGCGCGCCGCGCGCACGAGGCCGGAGTGGACGAGCGCGGAATCGACCGACTCATTGACGCCGCCGAGGACATCGGCATGAACCCCGGTGAGGCCCGTCGCGTAGTCGAGTCGGCCCGGAAGGACGACGCATGA
- a CDS encoding AAA family ATPase: MTPRKKLTPRVPKPQLLTEAETQALTAPPKPRSVADLLTQDFPILDWIVPDVIPDGCHLIVAAPKIGKSLLTLMLAIACATGERAFGAIKVRPRPVLLLDLESGDRRLAKRLTDFGMSTVPDTFEFHTDAETALAVMREFMEKHKGQSPLVILDTLSEVMGPKPRDLAPMLHEKRTLQPIQRLCADDPGASVLIVHHNRKDKTGDSVDSSSGTHGLTGAVDGIFVLDRPDRQQPEATLIRNSRDIEDATFGMTLKAVVWTFDGRSAGKARQAAEDRRIREQIERQGKVGHKLLALLKEHGPLTPAEAFELYDGDAKIQTVRNALNRLALRDLASKDSAGRYSAKYPLSWVSFLSWVATQTTQATRGAM; the protein is encoded by the coding sequence ATGACCCCCCGCAAGAAGTTGACACCACGGGTGCCCAAGCCGCAGCTCCTGACCGAGGCGGAGACCCAGGCGCTAACTGCGCCCCCCAAGCCCCGGTCGGTGGCGGACCTGCTCACGCAGGACTTCCCGATCCTGGACTGGATCGTGCCGGACGTCATACCGGACGGGTGCCACCTCATCGTCGCCGCTCCCAAGATCGGCAAGAGCCTGCTCACGCTCATGCTGGCCATCGCGTGCGCCACGGGCGAGCGGGCGTTCGGCGCGATCAAGGTGCGTCCACGTCCCGTGTTGCTGCTGGACCTGGAGTCGGGCGACAGACGGCTCGCGAAGCGCCTGACCGACTTCGGCATGAGCACGGTGCCCGACACGTTCGAGTTCCACACGGACGCCGAGACGGCGCTGGCCGTCATGCGGGAGTTCATGGAGAAGCACAAGGGGCAGTCGCCTCTGGTTATTCTGGACACTCTGTCCGAGGTCATGGGGCCGAAGCCCCGCGACCTCGCACCGATGCTCCACGAGAAGCGCACCCTGCAACCGATCCAGAGGCTGTGCGCCGATGACCCGGGAGCGTCCGTGCTGATCGTTCATCACAACCGCAAGGACAAGACCGGCGACAGCGTGGACTCGTCGTCGGGCACGCACGGACTCACAGGAGCCGTGGACGGCATCTTCGTGCTGGACCGCCCCGATCGGCAGCAGCCCGAGGCAACCCTTATCCGCAACAGCCGCGACATCGAGGACGCCACGTTCGGCATGACGCTGAAAGCTGTGGTGTGGACGTTCGACGGGCGCAGCGCGGGCAAGGCGCGCCAGGCAGCCGAGGATAGGCGCATCCGGGAGCAGATCGAGCGTCAGGGCAAGGTCGGCCACAAGTTGCTCGCCCTGCTGAAGGAGCACGGTCCGCTCACTCCGGCGGAGGCGTTCGAGCTGTACGACGGCGACGCCAAGATCCAAACCGTCCGCAACGCGCTGAATCGTCTTGCTTTGCGCGACCTGGCCTCCAAAGACAGCGCCGGGCGGTACAGCGCTAAATACCCCCTGAGTTGGGTGAGTTTCTTGAGTTGGGTGGCAACTCAGACAACTCAGGCAACTCGGGGGGCTATGTAG
- a CDS encoding WhiB family transcriptional regulator, producing MSPDDAWDALNAALTRTVPPCDGKALFTVDRPTPAQRAACAAVCARCPAADLCDTYATTAKVESGFWAGHSYTFKGRK from the coding sequence ATGAGCCCCGACGACGCCTGGGACGCCCTGAACGCTGCGCTGACGCGAACCGTGCCTCCCTGCGACGGCAAAGCGCTGTTCACCGTCGACCGACCGACACCGGCTCAGCGGGCCGCATGCGCAGCTGTCTGCGCCCGATGCCCCGCAGCCGACCTCTGCGACACCTACGCCACCACGGCCAAGGTCGAATCCGGCTTCTGGGCCGGGCACTCTTACACCTTCAAGGGACGCAAGTAG
- a CDS encoding recombinase family protein, with translation MTTMIGYLRVSTEEQANSGLGLEAQRDTIQRYADAHGWQVVWHEDAGLSAKSLARPQLQAALDRLNVAAKRRDVDGIVVAKLDRLSRSVVDFAGVLELARARKWALVAIDLGVDTSSPTGELVANVMMSVAQWERRVIGERTSAAMQAAKRAGRHMGRVSALPQATVERLLALRATHTLAGTADALNAEGFTTASGVAWSANAVGKSCARITKR, from the coding sequence ATGACCACGATGATCGGCTACCTACGGGTCTCTACGGAGGAGCAGGCCAACAGCGGCCTCGGCCTGGAGGCACAGCGCGACACCATCCAGCGCTACGCCGACGCCCACGGCTGGCAAGTCGTTTGGCACGAGGATGCGGGGCTCAGCGCCAAGTCGCTCGCCCGGCCACAGCTACAGGCTGCGCTCGACCGACTCAACGTCGCCGCCAAGCGCCGGGACGTGGACGGAATCGTGGTCGCCAAGCTCGACCGCCTGAGCCGCAGCGTGGTTGACTTCGCGGGGGTGCTGGAGTTGGCCCGTGCTCGCAAGTGGGCGCTCGTGGCTATCGACCTGGGCGTGGACACCTCCAGCCCGACCGGCGAGCTGGTCGCCAACGTGATGATGTCCGTGGCCCAGTGGGAGCGCCGCGTGATCGGGGAGCGCACGTCCGCCGCCATGCAGGCAGCCAAGCGGGCGGGTCGTCACATGGGCCGAGTATCCGCCCTTCCGCAGGCCACTGTTGAGCGCCTGCTGGCCCTGCGCGCCACGCATACCCTCGCCGGCACGGCCGACGCGCTAAACGCCGAAGGCTTCACCACCGCATCCGGGGTCGCTTGGTCCGCAAACGCGGTCGGAAAGTCGTGCGCTCGCATAACGAAACGATAA
- a CDS encoding protein NO VEIN domain-containing protein: MGINNWWDADPDEIYWLEIRQEPVGLGEYLRAPQAAGDGNPSWSYELTSYVLPGDRVFHWHRTPSGEPGILGWSEAIGPLETITWSWQARGTRGRERGVPTVGPTWNMPLTNYTELARPVTRSALIERRGEVLEVIDGVARAYGKPVYAPFQNYGGRELRAQQGYLTKFPAALVALIFELPPVDATFAPGSRSRTARAGRGQGYLADAEKRSALERHAVQMAIQHYRAIGATEIEELGKPYDLRVKLNGVERHVEVKGSVGEELDSVQLTQGEVDHARAYQPTDLFVVDGVSASRDADGSVVTSGGVVRIWHEWTPHDRALRPTHLRYTLPPIVAPSKAEPWP, encoded by the coding sequence ATGGGCATAAACAACTGGTGGGACGCCGACCCAGACGAAATCTATTGGCTGGAGATTCGCCAGGAGCCGGTTGGACTCGGTGAGTACCTTCGCGCCCCACAGGCAGCCGGCGACGGCAACCCGTCGTGGTCGTACGAGCTGACCTCCTACGTGCTGCCGGGTGACCGGGTATTCCACTGGCACCGGACGCCTTCCGGGGAACCCGGCATCCTCGGGTGGTCCGAAGCTATAGGACCGCTGGAGACCATCACCTGGTCGTGGCAGGCACGCGGCACTAGAGGACGAGAGCGCGGGGTACCCACGGTTGGGCCGACGTGGAATATGCCGCTGACCAACTACACGGAGCTCGCGCGTCCTGTAACGAGGTCCGCTCTGATCGAGCGGCGAGGGGAAGTCCTAGAAGTCATTGATGGTGTCGCACGCGCCTATGGGAAGCCGGTCTACGCGCCATTTCAAAATTATGGCGGTCGTGAGCTGCGCGCTCAGCAGGGCTACCTAACCAAGTTTCCAGCTGCTCTAGTCGCCCTGATCTTCGAGCTACCACCGGTCGATGCGACATTCGCGCCGGGCAGCCGTAGTAGGACGGCTCGGGCCGGTCGCGGCCAGGGCTATCTAGCGGACGCGGAGAAGCGCTCCGCTCTTGAGCGGCACGCAGTACAAATGGCCATTCAGCACTACCGGGCGATCGGCGCGACAGAGATTGAAGAGCTCGGCAAGCCTTATGACCTACGCGTGAAGTTGAACGGGGTGGAGCGGCATGTCGAGGTCAAGGGCTCCGTTGGAGAGGAGCTGGACAGTGTGCAGCTAACGCAGGGGGAGGTCGACCACGCGCGCGCGTACCAGCCAACGGATCTGTTCGTGGTGGATGGGGTCAGTGCCTCCCGAGACGCGGACGGCTCGGTAGTTACGTCGGGCGGTGTTGTGCGCATCTGGCACGAGTGGACGCCGCACGACAGGGCTCTTCGGCCAACTCACTTGCGGTACACGCTCCCGCCCATAGTCGCTCCCTCGAAGGCTGAGCCCTGGCCGTAG
- a CDS encoding FRG domain-containing protein gives MTKDDSERDEGPADKFPQTASDPDPDEPDVDESAPQPSDSTASASNPYGATIRSILAGSEAIRGAQERIAITIAPAIRSVQEQMAGNANAIARAVEVYNRSLLPSAEAVAALARQLGQLPALTRPRDFEEPSPPQGPYSDAMESPGSYFRSTEGVIESFDDLHAAITKLISKTPELPLVWRGVRNADWGLHSHLYRHLMEVNGVVSPTARPAEPQPYPDEDQMVAAEREVLQIARSDWRFDDLSALETFARLQHFGGPTRLIDVTKNPYIGAWFAIEFDRKTEDKDARLFALATKPVTREGKQPPPDSTLSLDDLGAARDPFWHLMETNADRQLFDWGTGARRRVWVPPAYDPRISAQNAAFILDGVPITSSKLAPYFKIEGSMYWRRNDLLASASIYAKMFKPTAKPQYNARSFAPTFSFRISSAAKREIREVMETRFGYRRSYIYPDMSALASHLNTLPLDGSAH, from the coding sequence GTGACCAAGGACGACTCCGAGCGCGACGAGGGGCCCGCTGACAAATTCCCGCAGACAGCGTCCGATCCCGATCCGGACGAGCCTGACGTGGATGAATCCGCTCCCCAGCCTTCAGACTCGACTGCATCCGCGAGTAACCCGTACGGCGCGACCATTAGGTCGATCCTTGCGGGCAGCGAAGCCATTCGCGGCGCGCAGGAACGAATTGCGATCACTATCGCACCCGCTATCAGGTCGGTGCAGGAGCAAATGGCTGGGAACGCGAACGCCATTGCCCGAGCAGTCGAGGTCTACAATCGATCGCTCCTGCCTTCCGCCGAAGCTGTAGCGGCCCTCGCGCGGCAACTCGGCCAGCTGCCTGCGCTCACCCGTCCCCGAGACTTCGAAGAGCCCAGTCCGCCCCAGGGTCCATATTCGGACGCGATGGAGTCGCCGGGCAGTTACTTCCGCTCGACGGAGGGCGTGATTGAGTCATTCGACGATCTGCACGCTGCGATTACCAAGCTGATCTCCAAGACGCCTGAACTCCCGCTTGTATGGCGAGGAGTAAGGAACGCCGATTGGGGCCTGCACAGTCACCTTTACAGACACCTAATGGAAGTGAACGGGGTGGTGTCGCCGACCGCGAGACCTGCGGAGCCGCAGCCCTATCCGGATGAAGACCAGATGGTGGCCGCCGAACGCGAGGTACTCCAGATTGCGCGCAGCGATTGGCGATTCGACGACCTCTCAGCGCTCGAGACGTTTGCCAGGCTGCAGCACTTCGGTGGACCGACGCGGCTGATCGACGTCACAAAGAACCCTTACATCGGTGCTTGGTTCGCTATCGAGTTCGATAGGAAGACCGAGGACAAGGACGCTCGTTTGTTCGCGCTGGCCACAAAGCCGGTCACGCGTGAGGGGAAACAGCCACCGCCGGACTCCACACTGTCCCTGGATGACCTCGGAGCGGCCCGTGATCCTTTCTGGCACTTGATGGAGACGAATGCTGATCGCCAACTTTTCGACTGGGGAACTGGGGCCAGACGCCGAGTGTGGGTGCCCCCAGCGTACGACCCGCGTATATCCGCCCAGAACGCGGCATTCATATTGGATGGCGTGCCGATCACGTCCTCAAAACTCGCACCGTACTTCAAGATCGAAGGCAGCATGTACTGGAGGCGCAATGACCTCCTCGCTTCCGCATCGATCTACGCGAAAATGTTCAAGCCGACGGCCAAGCCCCAATACAACGCTCGAAGTTTCGCGCCCACGTTTAGCTTCCGCATCTCCTCGGCGGCGAAGCGGGAGATTCGCGAGGTGATGGAGACTCGTTTCGGCTATCGGCGCTCGTACATCTATCCCGACATGTCGGCGCTGGCTAGCCACCTCAATACTCTCCCACTCGACGGCAGTGCACACTGA